CTTCCAGCAGTGTTCTCTCTTCAGCTGTTTGGTCTCTCTCTTCCCAGCTGTTTGCCCTCCCCTTCCAGCATTGTTTATTTCCAGTCCAGGCTGCTGTCCTCTAGTTGAAGGTTTTGTCTGCGGTGGGACTGGAAGTTTATACGGTTTTAGTCCTGCAGGTTctttctcagtatctctagttaaatgtgtctctgtctctaattgcttgtctttctctcttccagTGCTGGTTTTCTCTCTCTAATAAAGCGTCATTTTATCTGGGCTCTCTTCTCCTCAAGGTTTCTCTCTCACTTCTGGGTATCCCATCGTGTCAGTGTCTTTCTCCTCTAGTATATATCATCTTAGTCTTAAAATTTTAATTTTTTTCCATCTTCAAATCTGAGAGAGAGCTATTAACATATTTAGTTGGTTGTTTGAATAAGTAATATATTAATTCATTCAATAGTATACCTATAAATACATTATCATTTGATGAAGGTGGTACAATAATTTGTAATTATTTCCTACAGTCAACAGTTATCTGAGCTGAACCAATCATCAACTGGTCTATTGACTATTTGATACATTACAAATGAATTAGTCTGAAAAACTGAATGACATCACTCATGTTCCCTGATtcaaccctctctcctccagactctctcATACTTACCAAGCTCACCAGCTGATGCCTCCCTCTTCAGCTTGTCCTCCTGGGTCTCATGTAGTAAATACTGTGATCCTGAGGCTACGGTGTAAAACAGAGAGGTGAGTTCTGTGTGGTagactacatcactatatacagAACAAACAGGACCAATCACATTTCTCCTGTCACTCAAGCCTCCTTCATGTAGGGACTGTGGGCACCAATGAGATCTGGTTAACTTCATAAATAATGTTGTTTTGTTATTGGCCTATCTCTgatcaaattattattttcattgTTAGTGATAACCAGCATTGGGCTCTATGGGAGATACAGGATATTGTGTCAGGAGGCAGGGTTCTATGGAATATACATTCAGTAGAATTTGAAGAACATCTATACATCTTAATCCAACCTACCTTGAGAACATTTGGGGAGAGTATTGATAAATGTAAAGAAACTGATTTAATTTGTAGTCTTGAAGAAGACACACTGCTGTTCACAAGGCCTGTAGTTTTTATAGTATCAGATTAACACTCTGGTCTGTTCTTTGTCTTGTGTTATTGGTTGTCAATAAACAAAACAGACAAATAAGTAATTACTCACGTTGTTCTGATCATCCATTATCCAAGATGGAGAGTCATGAATAATGATCATGTAAAACAGAATGCATTAGTTATTATTGTTCATTGAATTTCTGTCTCATTACATAATTTAATGAAATACCATACATCATATTGGAATGACTGTTCATCACATTAATTACTAATGTACATCTAGGGAAAGGGATGTAAGCAGTGCTACTATTGGAACAGTCTAAACATCACAGAATGCTTCATACTAGGACATCAAACTGAACTCAAGCTGATTCCATGTTCATTTTGGAGTGTGAAATGTTGAGCTCTATGGCTGAAatattgtaggaggactatgtgaaatgttgacctctatggcagatatattgtaggaggactatgtgaacATTCTGGATAATTTGAAGAACATCTATGACATCTTAATCCAACCTACCTTGAGAACATTTGGGGAGAGTATTGATAAATGTAAAGAAACTGATTTAATTTGTAGCCTTGAAGAAGACACACTGCTGTTCACAAGGCCTGTAGTTTTTATAGTATCAGATTAACACTCTGGTCTGTTCTTTGTCTTGTGTTATTGGTTGTCAATAAACAAAACAGACAAATAAGTAATTACTCACCTGCTCCTGATCATCCATTATCCAAGATGGAGAGTCATGAATAATGATCATGTAAAACAGAATGTATTAGTTATTATCATTACCTTCAAATCACCATCTGTCACATGATCCTCTCAAATACCATAGTGATGTGATATACATCAGAGGGGTATGAGTGTTCATCACATTCATTATTAATGACAATCAAGGGACGTGACAGTAATGTTGGAATGGTTCTAATGCTTTAGGACAAGCTCAAAGCTCAGAGTGATGGTAATATGCATTGTAACTAGTTGATATTCAGAATGAATCTAGTCTATTCATCTGTAACTCCTACTATGAACTCCTACCTACATGAGAAAGTAGAAGTGTTCTGTACAGGGAAAGAGACTGGTTGTTATTGCTGTTGTTTAGGTGTTTAGAAACATTACTGGAGTTATAGAACACTTACCTTCTCTATCCCATAAACCCACTGCAGCCTCCTCCTTCTGTTCTCCATGGATGACCTGACATATGTAGACTCCTCTATCTGACCTCCTGAAGTCTCTCAGCCTCAGAGACACGTTGCCTCTCTCCAGCTCCTGGGTGATCAGACTCACTCTGCCCTCATAGCCACTCCTCTCTGTCACCTGGCCATTCTGATACAGGTAAATACACTCTGTCTCTTTAAACCACCTGATCGTCGTGGCAACAGCACTGGTGTCAGGTGAGAGGTGACAGGGGAGGGTGACCTCTTCACCAACATCAGCCTCCACATAGTCTTCTGAGGTGAGTTTAAACTGAGCTGTTAAGAAAGAGAGAACATTTCATGTTTAATGACATCATCTGTGTCAGGAACACAAATACTCTCAGTACATTTATAAACACAGCTGAATGAAAAACTACAATAGACATACAACAACCAGGACCATGTCAATTCTAAAATACAACTCACACAATCCCAGACAGACATATTCATTTGAAGGAAAGTATTTATGTCATAGAAGAATGTGATGCTACAATCTAGAATGATATTATCCCATTTGTTCCCACATCTTTCCCAGACATGCCACTATGCAAATCTTATGCCACTAGTAAGCCTAACATGTCATCCATTttgattatttatgtatttatttatttaaaagtcTGTTTTATGGACAATTGAGACAGAGTGCTCTGCCTATAATAACATGAACAGATATTTACCCCTATTCCTCAACCTCAATGTCTATATACCTCAGCCCACTTACCCACACTCCTAAACTCAATGACCCACACACCCCAGCCCTGTTACCCCcatgccctaaccctaacacccacaTGCCAATACCCTCAAATCTATACAATCAAGTACAGATCCAGGCATATCCTGGCCCTAAATGACCTGTGTGTTACTCAAGACCCCAGTTCCTTTGCCAATACACCTCATCCCTGTTACTTTCCTATCTCAGCCCTGTTACCCACTTTCCTTAGGCCTGTATTCCCCAAGTCACCAACAGTAACCTATATCCAGCTATTCGCTGCACACCCCAACCCTGTTATCAGCATGTTTTAGTCCTGTGACATCTGACCTCTATACACTAATCATTTCATAGATAAAGTAATATTACAGTGGTATAACACATGTGCCCCAGCCCCCATCTCTTTTTTATACCACAAACGTTGTTGCCAGAAAGGATTTGAATGGGCAATAGACGTCCATCCAGCCCCATTACCTGTATGAACCTTGTGTATCCCTACACCCCATTATAAACCAGGGAAATCCATGGGCATACTCATATAAAACAGGTCTACCCCAGTGTCCAAGCCTCAACATTCATACTAACCAGGTCTACCATTGTGCAAGAGACACTAAACAAACCTAATAACATTAAATATCAGTTCAATTATTATACTTATTCAGTTCACTGGTCTATACATGGCCAATTCCCCCTGAAATAACAAAATATGAAGAAAGAAAAGGATCTGCTATGACTAAATATATAGAATAAATTAGAGGCACTGTATTTTCCCATTAGTCAGAAAtgtttggcaggtagcctagcacttaagaccattgggccagtaacccaaacgtcgctggtttgaatccctgaggaAACTAGGAAAACATTTGTTGATATGCCCTTAatcctaattgctctggatacatattttatttatttaacgaggcaagtcagttaagaacaaattcttatttacaatgacagcctaccccggatgACACTGGACCAATTTTGCtctaccctatgggactcccaatcatggctggttgtgatacagcctggagttgaaccagagtctgtagagacgcctctcacattgagatgcagtaccttagaccgctgcaccactcaggagcccaactaATTTGTTGATATGTACAACTTTAACTTCTCTAGAGCCAGTAAAGTACAAAAGGTTTATTTTGTTCCGGATTGTGTCCGACTGGATTAAATGGGTTCTATAATAAAGAGATGTTTGGAGGGAGAGGTCACTGTGGAGCAGTAGAGCTGTTTCTCACAGACACAAACTCAGCTACAACTCCTCATGTTACGAAACACATTTCATCCAGACACACATTTACACATAAAGAGAAATAAAACCACAAacacatttcattttcaatagttGGTTTAGTTCTGTTCTCCCAGATACATGAAAGAAAAGTTAATCATTAATTATAGCATGGTGACTTACTATGAACTCTGGACTCTGCCATTTTAACTGCAATAAAAAGAGAAAACATTCATATTTACATCATTACCATTCATCAAATTCTCTCTTTTGCTCAATCACACAGATACAAACATCACTTCCTCTTTCTCCAGTCCTCATTGTTTTAAAACAGGACTGTTGTGTCTAGTTTGGAAAGTGAAATATACTGAGATCTCCTCTTACCTTTACTGGTCTTCACGTCCTCCACTTCACATTCAAAATAGTTGATTTAAATCTATAACCACTCTAATAGTGACTATATGTGCATATCTACACGTTTTACAGAACAATCTACACTTCAGGTCTAAACTGAGACACAACTTTCACCTTCACATTTACACAGGTACTTGGAGTAAACTcctccccccagcctctctggTTATTAGAAAACCCAGTCACAAAGTCTAAATTGTCTATAGGCCTATCGTAAAATGTCATGAAAACAGAAATGTACATTTCTGATCTTAATTTaagtttaaggttaggcataaggttagcagtgtggtttagggttcaaatcagattttaagaatgtaactcagttggtagagcatagcgcttgcaatgccagagtTGTGGTTTCAATTactaaaaaaagtatgaaaatgaatGGACTCACTACAGAGCATctggtaaaatgtaaaaatggtcAGGGTTTGTGACTTTGTTAACTAGTGAGCAACATTAGAGGGTTTATGCTGTCATACAGCATGGTGCTGTCTTCTATCATCATATTTTAGTTAATCATCTCTAAAGTTCTAAAAAACGGTTTCAATTCAAATCAGAAGACCGATCCAGCCAGCAGATGGTAGTGATGTTCTTTAATTATAGTCATATTATCCTGAGCTGTAAAGATTTAACAGTGCCGATCAATATTAGCTTCTCTTATCTCTTTGGACCCATTCACATGAGTAAATGAGTGAAATTGCTTCCATGACAAATAGTCTCAATGCTTTTCCATCCCCTCCTAACAAAATAAATGTAGCTGACTGGTGGTCATTTACTGTCTGAGAAGAGAGTATCATTaccacctgctggtcaatgtTGGGAACTGCGGTAAATTTACAAATCAGAAAGTCAGACATGCCATGTAGGGGGGCTGGGAGTAAAGGCTGAGTTTGGGTTAGGGTGTGCAGGGGACAGGGCTGAGGGTAAGGGCTGAGTTTGGGTTAGAGTGTGCAGGGACAGGGCTGAGTGTAAGGGCTGAGTTTGGGTTAGAGTGTGCAGGGGACAGGGCTGGGAGTAAAGACTGAGTTTGGGTTAGGGTGTGCAGGGGACAGAGCTGGGGACAGGGCTGAGTTTGGGTTAGGGTGTGCTGGGGACAGGGCTGGGCGTAAAGGCTGAGTTTGGGTTAGGGTGTGCAGGGGACAGGGCTGGGGTAAGGGCTGAGTTTGGGTTAGGTGTGCAGGGGACAGGGCTGAGGGTAAGGGCTGAGTTTGGGTTAGGGTGTGCAGGGGACAGGGCTGGGAGTAAAGGCTGAGTTTGGGTTAGGGTGTGCAGGGGACAGAGCTGGGGGACAGGGCTGAGTTTGGGTTAGGGTGTGCTGGGGACAGGGCTGGGCGTAAAGGCTGAGTTTGGGTTAGGGTGTGCAGGGGACAGGGCTGAGGGCAAAGGCTGAGTTTGGGTTAGGGTGTgcaggagacagggctgggagtAAAGGCGGTAAGTATGGGAGGCTGAGTTAAGGCGTCTGCATGCTTCCCagccaaaacaattctgcaaagTTCTTCCATATTTATGACGAttgtagtggcttcctttcctcttgaCCATAACCACTGCTCAAGCCTGAAGCGGGGTTGTTTCGGACGTATACAGTCCACATTCGAAGTTCCCAAACGGCCAAAACATTCAATGAGATCCAGAGATATGGTGCAACAAAAAGGTTTATTCTTCTTATATCTAACAAAAAAATGATTCTCCAATCAACTTAAAGCAGAGATTACTTGATGTGAAAAATACATAATATGACCTGTTTGTTTGTCTGGTCAAAAGGCTATACCACTCCCACATCTAGCTAGGACTCCCCCTCCCCCGAAGGCCCAACTTCCTGTCTTTATCCTGTCActaacacactgaccacagtacaatgaatgggcaagaggTGGAGCTAAAAACTAAGGTACACTTATAACAAAGGAATATATCTCAATCAGGTCAATATAAATCATAATGTACCTGatatttcatcatatacattcatatttcaaatatttacacacacgtacatagaGCTCTGTTTGTTCTGTCTTTTACACAAATATGTCCACATCGGCTCTAACATACCGGCCCCTAATTGTTAACTGCACTGAATACATAACAGTTACTTAATATTCAAAAAATAGAGCCAATACACAAAACATTCTATACCAGAGCACTATTACGGTTCAtagctacactaccgttcaaaagtttggggtcacttagaaatgtccttgtttttgaaagaaaagcacatttttgtccattcaaataacataaaattgatcagaaatacagtgtagaattttttatgttgtaaatgattattgtagctggaaacggctgatttttaatggaatatctaagtaggtgtacagaggcccaatatcagcaaccatcattcctgtgttccaatcgcacattgtgttagctaatccaagtttatcattttaaaaaggctaattaatcattaggaaacccttttgcaattatgttagcacagctgaaaactgttgttctgattaaggaagcagtaaaactggccttatttagactagttgagtatctgcagCATTAGCAttcgtgggttcgattacaggctcaaaatggccagaaacaaagactttcttctgaaactcgtaagTCTATTctggttctgagaaatgaaggctattccatgtgagaaactgaagatctcgtacaacgctgtgtacttcacagaacagcgtaaactgtctctaaacagaatagagagagagggaggccccggtgcacaactgagcaagaggacaagtacattagagtgtctagtttgagaaacagacacctcacaagtcctcaactggcagcttcacccCACCTTCAGGGGAGGGGGAGTCCTAGCTAGACGCAGGAGTGGTATTGTCTTTTGACCAGACAAACAAACAGGTACTT
The DNA window shown above is from Salmo salar unplaced genomic scaffold, Ssal_v3.1, whole genome shotgun sequence and carries:
- the LOC123732758 gene encoding butyrophilin subfamily 1 member A1-like isoform X1, with the translated sequence MAESRVHTQFKLTSEDYVEADVGEEVTLPCHLSPDTSAVATTIRWFKETECIYLYQNGQVTERSGYEGRVSLITQELERGNVSLRLRDFRRSDRGVYICQVIHGEQKEEAAVGLWDREGAEQPSGSQYLLHETQEDKLKREASAGELGKYERVWRREG
- the LOC123732758 gene encoding butyrophilin subfamily 1 member A1-like isoform X2, which gives rise to MAESRVHTQFKLTSEDYVEADVGEEVTLPCHLSPDTSAVATTIRWFKETECIYLYQNGQVTERSGYEGRVSLITQELERGNVSLRLRDFRRSDRGVYICQVIHGEQKEEAAVGLWDREASGSQYLLHETQEDKLKREASAGELGKYERVWRREG